A region of the Callithrix jacchus isolate 240 chromosome 5, calJac240_pri, whole genome shotgun sequence genome:
CGGTTTCTGCCTCCCCACTGTCTCAGGCTcagcctgcccctgccctccaaCCCCAGCCTGTGTGCAGCTTGATGAAGTCGGGAACTCCAGCTTCTTTACCTGAGCTGACCCCCTCCCTGGGGGTCCAGGGCACCTTCACCTCGAGCTTTCTGTGATAAACCTGAGACGAGGCAAATGGAGGAGTGACTGTGCTGGAGTCTCATTCTCCTGCTTTCCCCTCCCCAGTTCCACTCTCACAAGCAACAGGaagaaggacagaaggaaagcTCCACCAGGGAAGGAGAAATGGGAAAGGCCACCTTACCCACATCCATGTAGCCACTGCCATCCTGGGGAGCCATCTCCTGAAAGAACCCCACCGTGAGCCTGGCCTCAATCATCCCCAAGGAGACCTCTGTCCTTTCCACAGGCCCCCAGGCCAGGCTCTATTAGCCAagcacccctcccccacacttaTCGCCCAGGCACCCAGGCACCCAGGTCCGGCTTTCTGATGTCTGGGGAGTGCCCCCCACTCAGCCCCCGGAGCAGTGGGAGAAGCTCGAGTGGGGTGGCACCTGTAAGGAGCCCACGCCCAGCTTCCTGTGCCTCTGCTGCTCCTCCAAGCGCTGCCTCAGCGGGATGAGCACCAGCTCCACCACTCCAGGGACGCACTGAGCGATCTTGCGCATCACGTCATCCGGTACTGAAAAGTTCAGCTTGTTCAGTACCTTCCTGAGGGGTAGACACAGGGATAGCGGATTGGGTCCTGGGGAAATGAAGTGAGGGGTGGGGGAGATGGAagggggcatggtggtggcagtcCTGAGTTCACAGCCCTGGGGGAGTGGAAGGGCATGCATCTGAACTTCCTTGTGTGGGTGTCCCGAAGTTCCTTCCTTGCCTCCCCAAatagaaatctctctctctctttttttgttttgttttttgttttgtgtttttttgagacagagtttcactcttgttgcccaggctggagtaaatgGCAgaacctcagctcaccacaacctccgccacccaggttcaagcaattcttctgcctcagcctcccgagtagctgggattataggcatgtaccaccatgcctagcttattttgcatcttcagtagagatggggtttctccatgttggttaggctggtctcaaactcctgacctcaggtgatccacctgcctcagcctcccaaaatgctgggattacaggtgtgagccaatgcgcctGGCCAGAAGAGTCTCTTAATTGTGTAATCAGATGGATTCTGTCTGTGTTAACCTCCCCCACCCTGCCATCAATACAATCTCAGCTTGGGCAACCAAGACCATAGGAGATGATGGGGCTGGGGTAGTCCTTCCTGGGAACCTAGGGTGGGGGCTAGATATTCCCAAGCCTGCATCCAGGTATTCTGCTACCTGTTCAGATGACCCCAGTTGCTGAGCTTCTGCTGGATAGAGTTGGCAGGGACATAATTGTGCATCTCCACCATCTTGGGGAAGTAAAACTTGATGACCTCCGCAACTAGGACTGAGGGAGTGGGGAGCAGACATGGAAGGTGGGGGCATGGGcaaggaaagagaaggggagagaaggtgggggtgggagaatcGGGCATGGCAGAGTGGTGGAACCCAGTGTAGAGGTGGAGATGCAGAAAGGGGAAGGATGATAGGGAGGGAGACAAAGACATTGAGATTAGTGATAGGTAGAGGAGACTAAGTCTCCAGCATACCTCAGAGAAGCTGCATCCCTCCTCCATTAATTTAGAAATGGGAATACTGAGTCTCTGGTCCTCTAATTGAGAATgaatcagccaggtgcggtggctcatgcctgtaatccctatactttgggaggccgaggcaggtaaattacctgaggagtttgagaccagcctgaacaatatggtgaaaccctgtctctactaaaaatagaaaaattagccaggcatggtggtgcatgtaataccagctactcaggtggctgaggcaggagaattgctttaaccctttaacctgggaggcggaggttgcagtgagctgagattgcaccactgcactccagcctgggtgataagagcgagactctgtctcaaaaaaaaaaaagagagagagagagagaataagtcTCCAAGAGAGGCTTTCAAGAGCCCAGGGAATTCACATGGATGCATGctcgtgtgcatgcacacacacatacacacacacacacacacacacacacacacaccaacaccaAAGTTCCGGGAAAGTCAAAGACTCACACAAGCAGAGACATGTGATAAGATCCCCTACACATAGAGACGTAGGGAGAATGTGTAGACACATAGAAAAAACACATGCTagacacacataggcacacatgtagaacacacataaacagaagcaCAAAAAGCCACATATGCACATAGCCTCcccaaatatacacacacagagatgcatAGAAGTACTTGACATGAGAAGAAGACAGAGGAGTATTTCGTCATTGAGACCCCAGGAGACATTCCTAGAAACACAAACACCTATACAATCacaaagaaacatgcacacaagACCCCTCAATACAGGACTAAACATGTCAACACAcatatgaacatacacatgcttgGACTCCCACAAGATGAACACAGAACACATAGCAATGAGTGAGGACATACAGAaatgcacaaatatatatatatatgcagacatATATCTTAGTCATTAACGTCCCTGCAGAGAGCTGCGGGCACAACCCCGCGCATGCACACAGGATAGGACATGTAGACATACATATGGACACACATTGTTCACACAcaaatgcaaatagaaaacacATAAGCACACACGTCTACAATTTGAAGTCTCAGGAGATAGATTCCTCCCCACTtccacacgcacacaaacacaaagAGTTTGCACAAAGACCCattacacacaaacatacaggacagaaaatgcacacacacaggggCACACACCTCCATCACTAAAGTCCCTGGAGAGGTTTCGCTTGGGCCGGGACAGAGGGATGTTGTCTACCCACAGGTACAGCTGGTGCAGCGCCGCCTCATCCACGCTGCTCTCCATTGGCGTCCTCAAGGGCTGGCCGTCCAGCGGTGCCGCGTCCAGCCACAGCCTCACGACCCTTCAAGCGCTTTCTCTCTCGCCTCTGTAGGAACCCATAACTGCCTCTGCCTGCCTAATCCAGAGACTCACGTCCCAACTGGGAGCGGCCATATTGTTTTCTGAAACCATGGAAACCGTCCCCGACTCGCCTGGGAGCAAAGACTTATGGGATTTGTAGTTTTATCCTCTCCCCGCTACCTCCTTTCAGGCCCGAGCTTTGAAAAGGCGGTTggccttctctttctccccaagAAAGCATCACTTCTGTGCCCACGCCACCTGCTGACCAGCCACTGACCCGCTCTGGGACCAGCCAAAGCCCACTAGACCCCCAGAATTCCTGCATCGGCACCCCCTAGGGTGGGGATTCCCCTTCTGGGCTGTCTCTAGCTGTTAGTCCAAAATAAAGGGAGCTCCCCAATGTTTGTCAGCTTTATCTGGAGGTCCATTGTTGATAATATGCCACCCAAATGGATTGTGTGGTACAACTATTTCCTGCTTCGTCCCTCTCCAATGATCATGGGGCCACTGCCACTCACCCTTCTCAGCAGTGTCCTGGTGGAGTATTTAATAGGTAACCCAGACTCCCATGGAGAACACCAGAGTTCAAGGCCAATACTTTGGGCAGGTCATTTAACTTCTTAActctatttccttctttgtgaAGTGACAATGGTTCTCACTTATTTGTCCCAACTGGGTAATGGGAAAGAACTTcacaaatgggaaaaatgttaCTATTTAGAGAAAACCTGTTTGTATGGGAAATGGGGAAATGGAGTTGATTTTAGGTATAGAAGCAGCAAGAGCTTCTATAGACACTTCCACACCCCTCATCTCCCTCCAAAGAGCTATTCTTCCATGGATTAGAAATTcagtctgggcgcggtggctcacacctgtaatcccagcactttgggaggccatggcgggtggatgccctgaggtcaggagtttgagaccagcctggccaacatggtgaaaccccctctctactaaaaatacataaaattagttgggcatactggcagtcgcctgtaatcccaactact
Encoded here:
- the SPEF1 gene encoding sperm flagellar protein 1 isoform X3, with the translated sequence MRRRCTSCTFLVAEVIKFYFPKMVEMHNYVPANSIQQKLSNWGHLNRKVLNKLNFSVPDDVMRKIAQCVPGVVELVLIPLRQRLEEQQRHRKLGVGSLQEMAPQDGSGYMDVGLSQKARGEGALDPQGGGQLRGDPPPAGRPPAYNQALQGDPRFVLQIAEKEQELLALQETVQVLQMKVKRLEHLLELKNVRIADLSQRLQQAERKQR
- the SPEF1 gene encoding sperm flagellar protein 1 isoform X2; protein product: MESSVDEAALHQLYLWVDNIPLSRPKRNLSRDFSDGVLVAEVIKFYFPKMVEMHNYVPANSIQQKLSNWGHLNRKVLNKLNFSVPDDVMRKIAQCVPGVVELVLIPLRQRLEEQQRHRKLGVGSLQEMAPQDGSGYMDVGLSQKARGEGALDPQGGGQLRGDPPPAGRPPAYNQALQGDPRFVLQIAEKEQELLALQETVQVLQMKVKRLEHLLELKNVRIADLSQRLQQAER
- the SPEF1 gene encoding sperm flagellar protein 1 isoform X1, with amino-acid sequence MESSVDEAALHQLYLWVDNIPLSRPKRNLSRDFSDGVLVAEVIKFYFPKMVEMHNYVPANSIQQKLSNWGHLNRKVLNKLNFSVPDDVMRKIAQCVPGVVELVLIPLRQRLEEQQRHRKLGVGSLQEMAPQDGSGYMDVGLSQKARGEGALDPQGGGQLRGDPPPAGRPPAYNQALQGDPRFVLQIAEKEQELLALQETVQVLQMKVKRLEHLLELKNVRIADLSQRLQQAERKQR